A genomic stretch from uncultured Pseudodesulfovibrio sp. includes:
- a CDS encoding radical SAM protein yields MSSKKKPQPRMLFATPEGEIFDHPDLLLMIRRGDEYGLPRPDEITPLPAESEFFMLPGRHAMGYNPETGQAEVMEELAVAAFASPGHTLTGISAYELDDDAPILPLLSYGGIGFADGRFWVCAKKVDDDKRQVFTHIPPDRVEAGAHQLISEMPDNRLVNHLAGCALSSGCPAAKNLSLGRFECPLPTAQACNAQCVGCISLQPEDSGFPSPQCRIGFTPTVEEIVQVMRRHESRERRPIFSFGQGCEGEPLTEAELICDAVKEYRSDGGSGTVNVNTNGSRSMVIPALKIAGVNSIRVSLNSARKGPYEAYYRPKGYTFDDVRETIAKAHEVGMFVSLNLLFFPGITDTEEEFDALVELGESCKYDFIQLRNLNLDPDLYMKLMKPFGRSPSMGFMNFKKRLKKALPWIEYGYFNPYLG; encoded by the coding sequence ATGTCATCCAAGAAAAAACCTCAGCCTAGAATGCTGTTTGCAACTCCGGAAGGTGAGATATTTGATCACCCGGATCTTTTACTCATGATTCGCCGCGGCGACGAGTACGGCCTGCCCAGACCCGATGAAATCACTCCACTCCCCGCAGAATCAGAGTTTTTCATGCTGCCCGGCAGACATGCGATGGGGTACAACCCGGAGACAGGGCAAGCCGAAGTGATGGAAGAACTGGCTGTGGCAGCTTTCGCCAGTCCTGGTCACACACTCACAGGAATTTCTGCGTATGAACTTGATGACGACGCTCCGATTCTCCCCTTGCTTTCTTATGGCGGCATAGGATTTGCGGACGGCAGATTCTGGGTTTGCGCAAAGAAAGTGGACGACGACAAACGCCAAGTGTTCACCCACATTCCGCCAGATCGGGTAGAAGCAGGCGCGCATCAACTCATTTCGGAAATGCCGGATAACCGTTTGGTAAACCACCTAGCCGGTTGCGCCCTGTCCAGCGGCTGCCCTGCTGCAAAAAATCTTTCTCTGGGCCGATTCGAATGCCCGCTGCCGACAGCACAGGCCTGTAACGCCCAATGTGTGGGCTGCATTTCACTGCAACCTGAAGATTCCGGTTTTCCTTCTCCGCAATGCCGCATCGGCTTTACCCCTACGGTCGAGGAAATCGTGCAGGTCATGCGCCGTCACGAATCTCGTGAACGCCGTCCCATATTCTCCTTTGGACAAGGCTGTGAAGGCGAACCCCTTACCGAAGCTGAACTTATCTGCGATGCAGTCAAGGAGTACCGCTCAGACGGCGGCTCCGGCACTGTAAACGTGAACACCAATGGTTCGCGCTCAATGGTCATCCCCGCCCTGAAAATTGCCGGAGTGAACTCCATACGGGTCAGCTTGAACTCGGCTCGCAAAGGCCCATACGAGGCTTATTACCGCCCGAAAGGCTATACGTTCGATGACGTTCGAGAGACTATTGCCAAAGCCCATGAGGTCGGCATGTTCGTGTCGCTCAATCTGCTCTTCTTCCCCGGTATCACTGACACCGAAGAAGAATTCGACGCACTGGTCGAGCTGGGTGAATCCTGCAAGTACGATTTCATCCAGTTGCGCAATCTCAATCTTGACCCGGACCTCTACATGAAGCTGATGAAGCCCTTCGGGCGCTCCCCGAGCATGGGGTTCATGAACTTCAAAAAACGACTCAAGAAAGCCCTGCCCTGGATAGAATACGGATATTTCAACCCATATCTCGGGTAA
- the rplM gene encoding 50S ribosomal protein L13: MKTYSPKPEDANREWFIVDATDKILGRLATEITTRLRGKHKPEFAHHMDMGDFVIVINADKIKVTGQKLDKKMYYKHTNHPGGLKEKTLREMLAIKPENVITAAVKGMLPKNRIAAQQLKKLKVYAGSEHPHAAQAPKPLDI; this comes from the coding sequence ATGAAGACATATAGCCCGAAGCCGGAAGACGCGAACCGCGAATGGTTCATCGTCGACGCCACGGACAAGATCCTGGGCCGTTTGGCCACCGAGATCACCACTCGTCTGCGCGGTAAGCACAAGCCTGAATTCGCCCACCACATGGATATGGGCGACTTCGTGATTGTCATCAACGCCGACAAGATCAAGGTCACTGGCCAGAAGCTGGACAAGAAGATGTACTACAAGCACACCAATCATCCTGGTGGTCTGAAAGAAAAGACCCTCCGCGAGATGTTGGCCATCAAGCCTGAGAACGTCATCACTGCCGCTGTCAAAGGCATGCTGCCCAAGAACCGCATTGCCGCCCAGCAGCTCAAGAAGCTGAAGGTCTACGCAGGTTCCGAGCATCCGCACGCAGCCCAGGCTCCCAAACCTTTGGATATTTAA
- a CDS encoding transporter substrate-binding domain-containing protein, translated as MISLIMAVILMATISPVAADSIEITPPLIAMENYPPYHYWVDETPQGLDIEILTEVFSRIGLTPRFVRRSWKRSLNDLEHGAVTAVCSGMKTRAREEYALYPSRHLSLETNWVISLADSKLKISSLDDLTNLRVGTVAGYSYGPTFDSLPNLNIIERRDESSLVDFLINRRVQAIIGSDLVMTHAAKKLGVDHLLKYQLKLTSDPLYLMLSKAVTGNEELAAKVSNALSQMIVDGTYQQLIERYSGMLTIPTYSIVTDFWPPFRIKDSTHFITGIDKDIMEEIGKRMGIKFIWSRRPWVRCLYEIENGSADVITGIARTPEREKYTLFTTRPYYELGPALYVHDQSLAQSITQYEDLHGLSIGYTRGSVYFKRFDTDDTLDKRAGKDESQLLKMVQEKRWDALVGTDAQVDFDIMRLGLNKQIFKTRYIPRDRIKLYIGVSKKSKFAENKNDLDAILNRLIEEGFIKKAVQRHVNGQQR; from the coding sequence ATGATTTCTCTGATTATGGCGGTAATTCTTATGGCAACCATTTCACCCGTTGCAGCAGATTCGATAGAAATCACTCCTCCGCTTATAGCCATGGAAAACTACCCTCCATATCATTATTGGGTAGACGAAACACCTCAAGGGCTGGACATTGAAATACTTACTGAAGTCTTTTCACGAATAGGACTTACCCCACGTTTTGTTAGGAGATCATGGAAACGGAGCTTAAACGACCTGGAACACGGAGCAGTGACCGCAGTTTGCTCCGGGATGAAAACCCGCGCGCGGGAAGAATACGCTTTGTATCCATCTCGCCATCTCAGCCTTGAAACCAACTGGGTCATTTCACTGGCCGACAGCAAACTCAAAATCTCAAGCCTCGATGACTTGACCAACCTCAGGGTTGGAACAGTCGCCGGCTATTCCTATGGGCCTACCTTTGATTCTCTGCCCAACCTAAATATTATTGAACGTCGGGATGAATCTTCACTGGTAGATTTCTTAATCAACAGAAGAGTACAGGCCATAATCGGCAGCGACCTTGTCATGACTCATGCCGCAAAAAAGCTCGGCGTAGACCATCTTTTAAAATATCAACTCAAATTGACGAGTGATCCTTTGTATTTGATGCTATCCAAGGCGGTTACAGGAAATGAAGAGTTAGCCGCCAAGGTCTCAAACGCACTATCACAGATGATAGTCGATGGAACCTATCAGCAACTTATAGAACGTTATTCCGGCATGTTGACGATTCCGACGTATTCAATAGTTACTGACTTTTGGCCTCCGTTCAGAATCAAAGACAGCACACATTTCATTACCGGCATAGACAAAGACATCATGGAAGAAATCGGCAAACGTATGGGCATCAAGTTTATATGGTCTCGCCGTCCCTGGGTTCGCTGTCTCTACGAAATTGAAAATGGCTCCGCAGATGTCATCACTGGAATAGCGCGTACTCCAGAACGAGAAAAATACACACTTTTCACGACGCGCCCCTACTATGAACTTGGCCCTGCTTTGTACGTTCACGACCAATCGCTTGCCCAATCAATTACTCAATACGAAGATCTTCATGGACTCAGCATAGGATATACAAGAGGCTCAGTGTACTTTAAGCGATTTGACACAGACGACACGTTAGACAAGCGTGCAGGCAAAGATGAATCTCAATTGCTCAAAATGGTTCAGGAAAAACGATGGGATGCTCTCGTAGGGACCGATGCTCAAGTTGATTTTGACATCATGCGACTGGGTCTGAATAAACAGATCTTCAAGACTAGATATATCCCCAGAGACAGAATCAAGCTGTATATTGGTGTGTCGAAAAAATCAAAATTCGCTGAGAATAAAAATGACCTCGACGCTATCCTGAACAGACTTATCGAGGAAGGTTTTATCAAGAAAGCCGTCCAGCGCCACGTAAACGGGCAGCAAAGGTAA
- the purM gene encoding phosphoribosylformylglycinamidine cyclo-ligase: MSDSAKRSQAYTAAGVNIEAGNEFVGRIKDMVKSTFTPGVATDIGGFGGLFKPEISGMEAPMLVAGADGVGTKLKLAFMFDKHDTVGIDLVAMSVNDVLVQGATPLFFLDYFATGKLESGVAAQVVSGVCEGCRQSACALLGGETAEMPGFYPDGEYDLSGFAVGMVDTPKMVTGKDVKAGDVLIGLGSTGAHSNGWSLIRKILGESGLKQDDIFPGTDKTVAEVLIEPTKIYVKAVLEVMKSLTIKGMVHVTGGGFYDNIPRVLPDSVTAAIEFGSWDMLPIFDWLKNQGGLSWPEMLQIFNCGIGYILILDAASADKAMEILDARDDVDAYRIGEIVERDGAGEQVEISFP, from the coding sequence ATGAGCGATAGCGCCAAACGTTCCCAGGCATACACCGCAGCCGGTGTGAACATCGAGGCAGGCAATGAATTTGTCGGCCGCATCAAAGACATGGTGAAATCCACCTTCACGCCCGGCGTGGCAACGGACATCGGCGGCTTCGGCGGCCTGTTCAAACCCGAAATTTCAGGCATGGAAGCACCCATGCTCGTGGCCGGGGCTGACGGCGTGGGTACCAAACTCAAACTCGCCTTCATGTTCGACAAACATGACACCGTGGGCATTGACCTCGTGGCCATGTCGGTTAACGATGTGCTTGTTCAGGGTGCGACTCCACTGTTTTTTCTTGACTATTTTGCTACAGGCAAACTGGAATCCGGCGTTGCCGCACAGGTTGTGTCCGGCGTGTGCGAGGGCTGTCGTCAGTCTGCTTGTGCACTCCTTGGTGGTGAAACGGCTGAAATGCCAGGATTCTACCCTGACGGCGAATATGACCTTTCTGGTTTTGCCGTTGGTATGGTCGATACTCCAAAAATGGTGACCGGAAAGGACGTCAAGGCCGGTGATGTGCTTATCGGACTCGGCTCCACGGGCGCGCACTCGAACGGGTGGTCCCTGATCCGCAAGATTCTGGGTGAATCCGGTCTCAAGCAGGATGACATTTTCCCTGGTACGGACAAGACCGTGGCCGAAGTGCTTATTGAGCCGACCAAAATTTACGTCAAGGCTGTCCTCGAAGTCATGAAGTCCCTGACCATCAAGGGCATGGTCCATGTGACCGGCGGTGGCTTCTATGACAATATTCCCCGTGTCCTGCCTGATAGTGTCACTGCCGCCATCGAGTTCGGTTCCTGGGATATGCTGCCGATTTTCGATTGGCTCAAGAATCAAGGCGGACTGTCCTGGCCGGAAATGTTGCAGATATTCAACTGCGGCATTGGCTACATTCTCATCCTCGACGCAGCCTCTGCGGACAAGGCCATGGAAATACTTGACGCTCGCGACGATGTGGATGCTTATCGCATTGGTGAAATCGTTGAACGCGATGGGGCCGGGGAACAGGTCGAGATATCTTTCCCCTAG
- the rpsI gene encoding 30S ribosomal protein S9: MMSDFTYSTGKRKNAISRTRLYAGTGQITVNGRPFEDYFPRKTLQMIVQQPLKLVKMLDKYDIKANCSGGGVSGQAEALRHGISRALCEIDPDLRSVLKPAGLLTRDARKKERKKYGLRGARASFQFSKR, from the coding sequence ATCATGAGCGATTTCACTTACAGCACTGGTAAAAGAAAAAACGCCATCTCCCGTACCCGCCTTTACGCTGGTACCGGGCAGATCACCGTTAACGGTCGTCCTTTCGAGGATTACTTTCCCCGCAAGACCCTGCAGATGATTGTGCAGCAGCCCCTGAAGCTGGTCAAGATGCTCGACAAGTACGACATCAAGGCCAACTGCTCCGGCGGCGGCGTGTCCGGTCAGGCTGAAGCCCTGCGCCACGGCATTTCCCGCGCACTGTGCGAGATCGATCCCGATCTGCGCTCCGTTCTGAAGCCCGCCGGTCTCCTGACCCGCGATGCTCGTAAGAAAGAGCGTAAAAAGTACGGTCTCCGCGGCGCCCGCGCCAGCTTCCAGTTCTCCAAGCGTTAA
- the amrS gene encoding AmmeMemoRadiSam system radical SAM enzyme encodes MIEARLWEPIGRGIVSCRLCNHYCPIKQGQRGRCGVRENRDGTLFSLNYDKIAAQNLDPVEKKPLYHFQPGTRTYSIATMGCNLRCSFCQNWSLSQPPHENGIIEGRNITPRQLVDDALRLGAASIAYTYSEPTIFFELMQDTATLAKEHGLKNIMVSNGFMSTECLDELAPLIDAINVDLKCFTEDFYKKISGARLKPVLNNLKKIKHDLNWWLEVTTLLIPGHNDSPEELNNLTDFIAKELGTDTPWHISRFHPDYKMTDSGVTPAEALETAYDIGKSNGLKYVYIGNMPGLNRQTTYCPGCNAQLIDRSGFSLQRSGIKDGKCSKCGKTISGVDME; translated from the coding sequence ATGATCGAAGCAAGACTATGGGAACCAATTGGTCGGGGAATTGTTTCCTGCCGACTATGCAATCATTATTGCCCTATTAAACAAGGCCAGCGAGGGCGGTGCGGAGTTCGCGAGAACCGCGACGGCACACTTTTTTCCCTAAACTATGACAAGATCGCCGCACAGAATCTCGATCCGGTAGAAAAAAAACCGCTCTACCACTTCCAGCCGGGAACTCGCACCTATTCAATCGCCACCATGGGATGCAACCTGCGCTGTTCATTCTGCCAGAACTGGTCACTCTCCCAGCCTCCGCACGAAAATGGCATTATCGAAGGCCGTAACATCACGCCACGGCAACTGGTAGACGATGCGCTGCGGCTCGGTGCGGCCTCCATAGCATACACCTACTCCGAACCGACCATTTTTTTCGAATTGATGCAGGACACAGCGACCCTCGCCAAAGAGCACGGTCTGAAAAACATCATGGTGTCAAACGGGTTCATGAGCACAGAATGCCTCGACGAACTGGCACCGCTTATTGACGCCATCAACGTTGACCTGAAATGTTTCACCGAAGATTTCTACAAGAAAATATCCGGTGCACGTCTGAAGCCTGTTCTGAACAACCTTAAAAAAATCAAACATGACCTGAACTGGTGGTTGGAAGTCACCACATTGCTCATCCCTGGGCACAATGACTCACCCGAAGAACTAAACAACCTGACCGACTTTATCGCCAAAGAACTGGGTACGGATACGCCTTGGCATATCTCGCGTTTTCACCCGGATTACAAAATGACGGATTCGGGTGTGACACCGGCCGAAGCACTGGAAACAGCATACGACATAGGAAAATCCAACGGTTTAAAATACGTCTATATCGGCAACATGCCCGGCCTGAACCGGCAAACGACCTACTGCCCAGGCTGCAACGCTCAACTCATAGACCGTTCCGGCTTTTCCCTGCAACGCTCTGGGATCAAGGACGGCAAATGCTCCAAATGCGGTAAAACCATCTCCGGCGTAGATATGGAATAG